The Bombus pyrosoma isolate SC7728 linkage group LG3, ASM1482585v1, whole genome shotgun sequence genome has a segment encoding these proteins:
- the LOC122566239 gene encoding guanine nucleotide-releasing factor 2 isoform X6 gives MASTPKSEKHAEVEERSSGKARGGKLARRARSFKEDFLEKLSHMRSPGSGSGGGGSGAATRAASPSSPRTPRDKSAPGCTDGATTLDKNPLRDLHIHVRQVQLALLHFRDVVSKKKLEMLPGNGTIVLDTVTTIHTVLKSYLLYENSSTLGSATNQVYQALAQLLKLCDDVLLHGDQSSALDTENVTHIIGLVEEAVKNLVALANEKITNRQKPVVVTTSNRTSSYGSEMTPQRNSLPDIPLTPRERQILEQTAATTSLVRSSHSSESILRDSSPPPKPPLPERTNMCLSEENSSSGTPPPLPPKRRTRGQQLLDESEGFLASSLDGVSLRSRSPEDSSSLLSASAGSLDSALNHSRDEDEIRAIMGPNDESLNDSMDLSLMATIQGMQVNGSSNCSCWDGSETNIPSTMLLGQQTPQEMLNPFTGIEGKMERLSTQTQESGFVSMHSQRSSSQSYTTSSITSKRSSQQSSISYNSQTFNSQQSFSQTKLSSDNNGSIFTQKTMTSTKSTVSTTNISGTGDPAVLEKLVNEMESISASDANGVPPALPEKRSKRRKERQPSQYDNVPENEHLSTCSLHTNNGDNTDTSKPPPLPLKKRHMFQSVAYSVMAYMEMFGNCSHSNNDFISGLGTRHSVAAYNSMQAEWQQHEMALTTTQSCSFMAHTITTLHDNSNTSITMAPSLAEVTNNSSLPPALPPKRSRSIKSNATPPPISPKPTISMQSIHTIEPIVTSTPMKVEESGCIHDKKELSPLSPAKLNNVALDTILPSSRPASNALSSISVDDNNLDLRDVDQDDTILDELDISNYLVFKKPDEEGPDIRGGHPDALLIHATKANKHDEKESDFLYQEAFLTTYRTFMQPLELIQKLHKRHQRFSCSADVIKQRAAREAFSLLVRVVSDLTMSDLDDTLLQTLMEFVQQLVCSGDLTMAKALRVKILEKHAAKQLQSTQPILSSLSVTTKQASLLDFKSEQIAEQMTLLDADLFMKIEIPEVLIWAQEQNEERSPNLTRFTEHFNKMSYWARSRILEHRLENEAKDREKYVVKFIKIMKHLRKINNFNSYLALLSALDSAPIRRLEWQKHITEGLKEYCALIDSSSSFRAYRQALAETQPPCIPYIGLVLQDLTFVHIGNNDLLPDGTINFSKRWQQFNIVENMKRFKKGTYSFKKHERIITFFNNFSDFLCEEAMWQISESIKPRGGKKTQSQN, from the exons AAGTCGAGGAACGCTCCAGCGGGAAGGCGCGTGGTGGTAAACTAGCGCGTCGTGCGCGCTCCTTCAAGGAGGACTTCCTGGAGAAGCTCTCCCATATGCGCTCTCCTGGTAGCGGAAGCGGAGGTGGAGGCAGTGGAGCGGCTACGAGGGCCGCCTCGCCCTCCTCGCCGCGAACACCGCGTGATAAAAGCGCGCCCGGCTGCACCGATGGCGCGACCACCCTCGACAAGAATCCCCTCCGTGACCTGCATATTCACGTGCGACAGGTGCAACTGGCACTGCTTCACTTCCGGGACGTCGTGTCAAAGAAAAAGCTCGAGATGCTGCCCGGCAACGGCACCATCGTCCTCGATACTGTTACCACCATACACACTGTGCTGAAGTCCTATCTCCTCTACGAGAACAG CTCTACTCTGGGATCAGCGACGAACCAAGTGTATCAAGCTCTAGCACAATTATTAAAACTCTGTGACGACGTGTTGCTGCACGGTGACCAGTCCTCTGCGTTGGATACCGAGAACGTTACACACATCATAGGATTAGTCGAAGAAGCTGTGAAAAACTTGGTTGCCCTGGCGAATGAGAAGATTACCAATAGACAGAAACCTGTCGTCGTTACAACTAGTAATAG AACGTCGTCTTATGGATCGGAAATGACGCCGCAAAGAAATTCTTTGCCTGATATTCCGTTAACGCCAAGGGAAAGGCAGATTTTAGAGCAAACAGCTGCGACTACTAGTTTGGTCCGTAGCTCGCATAGTTCAGAGTCGATTTTAAGGGATTCTAGTCCTCCCCCAAAACCGCCACTCCCCGAGAG AACTAATATGTGTCTGTCGGAAGAAAATAGTTCTTCCGGTACACCGCCGCCATTGCCACCGAAACGGAGAACGAGAGGTCAACAGTTGCTCGATGAATCCGAAGGTTTTTTAGCATCTAGTCTCGACGGCGTTTCCCTACGAAGTCGATCGCCGGAGGATTCGTCGTCTCTTCTGAGCGCGTCGGCTGGCAGTTTGGATTCGGCTTTGAACCATTCCCGTGACGAAGATGAGATACGGGCGATCATGGGACCAAACGACGAGTCTCTGAACGACAGTATGGATCTCAGCCTGATGGCCACTATCCAAG gTATGCAAGTTAATGGTAGTTCAAACTGTAGTTGCTGGGACGGTTCCGAAACAAACATACCAAGCACAATGTTATTGGGTCAACAAACTCCGCAAGAAATGCTTAATCCATTTACCG GTATAGAAGGGAAAATGGAACGATTATCGACTCAAACGCAGGAATCCGGTTTCGTATCCATGCATTCGCAACGAAGTTCGTCTCAAAGTTATACTACCTCCAGTATAACGTCCAAAAGATCTTCTCAGCAAAGCAGTATTAGTTACAATTCCCAAACGTTTAATTCGCAACAATCGTTCTCCCAAACAAAACTGTCTTCGGATAATAACGGGTCTATTTTCACTCAGAAGACAATGACTAGTACGAAGAGTACCGTTAGTACAACAAATATTTCCGGAACTGGAGATCCTGCtgtattagaaaaattggTAAAT GAAATGGAGTCGATTTCTGCATCGGACGCTAATGGTGTGCCGCCAGCATTGCCGgaaaaacgatcgaaacgGAGGAAAGAACGTCAACCGTCACAGTACGACAATGTACCTGAAAATGAGCATTTATCAACCTGTAGTTTACATACCAATAACGGCGATAATACGGATACCAGTAAACCCCCTCCATTGCCGCTCAAGAAGAGGCATA TGTTCCAATCAGTGGCATATTCTG TCATGGCATACATGGAGATGTTTGGGAATTGTTCTCACAGCAACAACGATTTCATCTCTGGTCTTGGGACCCGTCATTCAGTGGCAGCTTATAATTCGATGCAAGCGGAATGGCAACAACACGAAATGGCTCTTACTACGACACAATCGTGTTCTTTCATGGCACATACTATAACTACATTACATGACAATTCAAA TACCTCCATAACTATGGCACCATCACTAGCGGAAGTAACGAATAATTCTAGTCTCCCACCAGCATTACCACCAAAGAGATCCCGTTCCATTAAATCAAATGCAACGCCACCGCCAATTTCGCCAAAACCCACCATTAGTATGCAAAGCATACATACTATCGAACCAATCGTAACGTCAACACCAATGAAAGTAGAGGAATCTGGTTGTATTCATGATAAAAAGGAGTTATCACCTTTGTCTCCAGCGAAGttg AATAACGTTGCTTTGGACACTATATTACCGTCCTCAAGACCTGCGAGTAATGCCTTATCGTCGATTTCCGTCGATGATAATAACTTGGACTTGAGAGACGTGGATCAAGACGATACTATTTTGGATGAACTCGATATCAGCAACTATTTAGTCTTCAAGAAACCAGACGAAGAAGGGCCAGATATAAGGGGTGGCCACCCGGATGCATTGTTAATTCATGCAACCAAAGCTAATAAACATG ACGAGAAAGAATCAG acTTTTTGTATCAAGAGGCGTTTCTAACAACATATAGAACGTTCATGCAACCATTGGAGTTAATTCAAAAATTACACAAACGTCATCAGCGATTCTCTTGTTCTGCTGACGTTATTAAACAAAGAGCAGCTCGTGAAGCATTTTCCTTGTTGGTTAGAGTTGTCAGCGATTTAAC CATGTCAGATCTCGATGATACCCTCTTGCAAACTCTAATGGAATTCGTACAGCAATTGGTATGTAGCGGTGATCTTACTATGGCAAAAGCTTTGCGTGttaaaattttggaaaaacaCGCGGCGAAGCAGTTGCAATCTACACAACCGATTCTATCTTCGTTGAGTGTAACAACGAAGCAAGCTTCCCTTCTCGATTTCAAGAGTGAACAAATTGCAGAACAAATGACATTGTTAGATGCTGATTTATTCATGAAGATTGAGATTCCGGAAGTACTAATTTGGGCACAAGAACAGAATGAAGAACGAAGTCCGAATCTAACTAGGTTCACAGAACACTTTAACAAAATGTCGTACTGGGCTAGATCGAGAATACTGGAACATAGATTAGAGAATGAAGcgaaagatagagagaaatacgttgttaaatttatcaagATAATGAAACAccttagaaaaataaataatttcaatagcTACTTAGCCTTGCTTTCTGCGTTGGATAGCGCGCCAATTAGAAGGCTCGAATGGCAGAAACATATTACAGAAGGTTTAAAAGAATATTGCGCTCTTATTGATAGTTCCAGTAGTTTCAGAGCTTACAGGCAAGCTCTGGCAGAAACACAACCGCCATGCATTCCGTACAT CGGACTTGTGTTACAAGATCTTACATTCGTGCATATTGGAAACAATGATTTGTTACCGGATGGtacgataaatttttcgaaaagatGGCAACAGtttaatatcgttgaaaaCATGAAAAGGTTCAAAAAAGG aACATATTCGTTCAAGAAACACGAACGTATAATAACGTTCTTCAATAATTTTAGCGATTTCCTCTGTGAGGAAGCAATGTGGCAGATTTCCGAGAGTATCAAGCCGCGCGGTGGAAAAAAAACACAGTCACAGAACTAG
- the LOC122566239 gene encoding guanine nucleotide-releasing factor 2 isoform X9, producing the protein MRSPGSGSGGGGSGAATRAASPSSPRTPRDKSAPGCTDGATTLDKNPLRDLHIHVRQVQLALLHFRDVVSKKKLEMLPGNGTIVLDTVTTIHTVLKSYLLYENSSTLGSATNQVYQALAQLLKLCDDVLLHGDQSSALDTENVTHIIGLVEEAVKNLVALANEKITNRQKPVVVTTSNRTSSYGSEMTPQRNSLPDIPLTPRERQILEQTAATTSLVRSSHSSESILRDSSPPPKPPLPERTNMCLSEENSSSGTPPPLPPKRRTRGQQLLDESEGFLASSLDGVSLRSRSPEDSSSLLSASAGSLDSALNHSRDEDEIRAIMGPNDESLNDSMDLSLMATIQGMQVNGSSNCSCWDGSETNIPSTMLLGQQTPQEMLNPFTGIEGKMERLSTQTQESGFVSMHSQRSSSQSYTTSSITSKRSSQQSSISYNSQTFNSQQSFSQTKLSSDNNGSIFTQKTMTSTKSTVSTTNISGTGDPAVLEKLVNEMESISASDANGVPPALPEKRSKRRKERQPSQYDNVPENEHLSTCSLHTNNGDNTDTSKPPPLPLKKRHMFQSVAYSVMAYMEMFGNCSHSNNDFISGLGTRHSVAAYNSMQAEWQQHEMALTTTQSCSFMAHTITTLHDNSNTSITMAPSLAEVTNNSSLPPALPPKRSRSIKSNATPPPISPKPTISMQSIHTIEPIVTSTPMKVEESGCIHDKKELSPLSPAKLNNVALDTILPSSRPASNALSSISVDDNNLDLRDVDQDDTILDELDISNYLVFKKPDEEGPDIRGGHPDALLIHATKANKHDEKESDFLYQEAFLTTYRTFMQPLELIQKLHKRHQRFSCSADVIKQRAAREAFSLLVRVVSDLTMSDLDDTLLQTLMEFVQQLVCSGDLTMAKALRVKILEKHAAKQLQSTQPILSSLSVTTKQASLLDFKSEQIAEQMTLLDADLFMKIEIPEVLIWAQEQNEERSPNLTRFTEHFNKMSYWARSRILEHRLENEAKDREKYVVKFIKIMKHLRKINNFNSYLALLSALDSAPIRRLEWQKHITEGLKEYCALIDSSSSFRAYRQALAETQPPCIPYIGLVLQDLTFVHIGNNDLLPDGTINFSKRWQQFNIVENMKRFKKGTYSFKKHERIITFFNNFSDFLCEEAMWQISESIKPRGGKKTQSQN; encoded by the exons ATGCGCTCTCCTGGTAGCGGAAGCGGAGGTGGAGGCAGTGGAGCGGCTACGAGGGCCGCCTCGCCCTCCTCGCCGCGAACACCGCGTGATAAAAGCGCGCCCGGCTGCACCGATGGCGCGACCACCCTCGACAAGAATCCCCTCCGTGACCTGCATATTCACGTGCGACAGGTGCAACTGGCACTGCTTCACTTCCGGGACGTCGTGTCAAAGAAAAAGCTCGAGATGCTGCCCGGCAACGGCACCATCGTCCTCGATACTGTTACCACCATACACACTGTGCTGAAGTCCTATCTCCTCTACGAGAACAG CTCTACTCTGGGATCAGCGACGAACCAAGTGTATCAAGCTCTAGCACAATTATTAAAACTCTGTGACGACGTGTTGCTGCACGGTGACCAGTCCTCTGCGTTGGATACCGAGAACGTTACACACATCATAGGATTAGTCGAAGAAGCTGTGAAAAACTTGGTTGCCCTGGCGAATGAGAAGATTACCAATAGACAGAAACCTGTCGTCGTTACAACTAGTAATAG AACGTCGTCTTATGGATCGGAAATGACGCCGCAAAGAAATTCTTTGCCTGATATTCCGTTAACGCCAAGGGAAAGGCAGATTTTAGAGCAAACAGCTGCGACTACTAGTTTGGTCCGTAGCTCGCATAGTTCAGAGTCGATTTTAAGGGATTCTAGTCCTCCCCCAAAACCGCCACTCCCCGAGAG AACTAATATGTGTCTGTCGGAAGAAAATAGTTCTTCCGGTACACCGCCGCCATTGCCACCGAAACGGAGAACGAGAGGTCAACAGTTGCTCGATGAATCCGAAGGTTTTTTAGCATCTAGTCTCGACGGCGTTTCCCTACGAAGTCGATCGCCGGAGGATTCGTCGTCTCTTCTGAGCGCGTCGGCTGGCAGTTTGGATTCGGCTTTGAACCATTCCCGTGACGAAGATGAGATACGGGCGATCATGGGACCAAACGACGAGTCTCTGAACGACAGTATGGATCTCAGCCTGATGGCCACTATCCAAG gTATGCAAGTTAATGGTAGTTCAAACTGTAGTTGCTGGGACGGTTCCGAAACAAACATACCAAGCACAATGTTATTGGGTCAACAAACTCCGCAAGAAATGCTTAATCCATTTACCG GTATAGAAGGGAAAATGGAACGATTATCGACTCAAACGCAGGAATCCGGTTTCGTATCCATGCATTCGCAACGAAGTTCGTCTCAAAGTTATACTACCTCCAGTATAACGTCCAAAAGATCTTCTCAGCAAAGCAGTATTAGTTACAATTCCCAAACGTTTAATTCGCAACAATCGTTCTCCCAAACAAAACTGTCTTCGGATAATAACGGGTCTATTTTCACTCAGAAGACAATGACTAGTACGAAGAGTACCGTTAGTACAACAAATATTTCCGGAACTGGAGATCCTGCtgtattagaaaaattggTAAAT GAAATGGAGTCGATTTCTGCATCGGACGCTAATGGTGTGCCGCCAGCATTGCCGgaaaaacgatcgaaacgGAGGAAAGAACGTCAACCGTCACAGTACGACAATGTACCTGAAAATGAGCATTTATCAACCTGTAGTTTACATACCAATAACGGCGATAATACGGATACCAGTAAACCCCCTCCATTGCCGCTCAAGAAGAGGCATA TGTTCCAATCAGTGGCATATTCTG TCATGGCATACATGGAGATGTTTGGGAATTGTTCTCACAGCAACAACGATTTCATCTCTGGTCTTGGGACCCGTCATTCAGTGGCAGCTTATAATTCGATGCAAGCGGAATGGCAACAACACGAAATGGCTCTTACTACGACACAATCGTGTTCTTTCATGGCACATACTATAACTACATTACATGACAATTCAAA TACCTCCATAACTATGGCACCATCACTAGCGGAAGTAACGAATAATTCTAGTCTCCCACCAGCATTACCACCAAAGAGATCCCGTTCCATTAAATCAAATGCAACGCCACCGCCAATTTCGCCAAAACCCACCATTAGTATGCAAAGCATACATACTATCGAACCAATCGTAACGTCAACACCAATGAAAGTAGAGGAATCTGGTTGTATTCATGATAAAAAGGAGTTATCACCTTTGTCTCCAGCGAAGttg AATAACGTTGCTTTGGACACTATATTACCGTCCTCAAGACCTGCGAGTAATGCCTTATCGTCGATTTCCGTCGATGATAATAACTTGGACTTGAGAGACGTGGATCAAGACGATACTATTTTGGATGAACTCGATATCAGCAACTATTTAGTCTTCAAGAAACCAGACGAAGAAGGGCCAGATATAAGGGGTGGCCACCCGGATGCATTGTTAATTCATGCAACCAAAGCTAATAAACATG ACGAGAAAGAATCAG acTTTTTGTATCAAGAGGCGTTTCTAACAACATATAGAACGTTCATGCAACCATTGGAGTTAATTCAAAAATTACACAAACGTCATCAGCGATTCTCTTGTTCTGCTGACGTTATTAAACAAAGAGCAGCTCGTGAAGCATTTTCCTTGTTGGTTAGAGTTGTCAGCGATTTAAC CATGTCAGATCTCGATGATACCCTCTTGCAAACTCTAATGGAATTCGTACAGCAATTGGTATGTAGCGGTGATCTTACTATGGCAAAAGCTTTGCGTGttaaaattttggaaaaacaCGCGGCGAAGCAGTTGCAATCTACACAACCGATTCTATCTTCGTTGAGTGTAACAACGAAGCAAGCTTCCCTTCTCGATTTCAAGAGTGAACAAATTGCAGAACAAATGACATTGTTAGATGCTGATTTATTCATGAAGATTGAGATTCCGGAAGTACTAATTTGGGCACAAGAACAGAATGAAGAACGAAGTCCGAATCTAACTAGGTTCACAGAACACTTTAACAAAATGTCGTACTGGGCTAGATCGAGAATACTGGAACATAGATTAGAGAATGAAGcgaaagatagagagaaatacgttgttaaatttatcaagATAATGAAACAccttagaaaaataaataatttcaatagcTACTTAGCCTTGCTTTCTGCGTTGGATAGCGCGCCAATTAGAAGGCTCGAATGGCAGAAACATATTACAGAAGGTTTAAAAGAATATTGCGCTCTTATTGATAGTTCCAGTAGTTTCAGAGCTTACAGGCAAGCTCTGGCAGAAACACAACCGCCATGCATTCCGTACAT CGGACTTGTGTTACAAGATCTTACATTCGTGCATATTGGAAACAATGATTTGTTACCGGATGGtacgataaatttttcgaaaagatGGCAACAGtttaatatcgttgaaaaCATGAAAAGGTTCAAAAAAGG aACATATTCGTTCAAGAAACACGAACGTATAATAACGTTCTTCAATAATTTTAGCGATTTCCTCTGTGAGGAAGCAATGTGGCAGATTTCCGAGAGTATCAAGCCGCGCGGTGGAAAAAAAACACAGTCACAGAACTAG
- the LOC122566239 gene encoding guanine nucleotide-releasing factor 2 isoform X3 — MPQYDDSFLDSPIFRRRTRSYAVQKGFVPKSKSFIAATPLLLAVTNHAKTLSGSISTCSLKEVEERSSGKARGGKLARRARSFKEDFLEKLSHMRSPGSGSGGGGSGAATRAASPSSPRTPRDKSAPGCTDGATTLDKNPLRDLHIHVRQVQLALLHFRDVVSKKKLEMLPGNGTIVLDTVTTIHTVLKSYLLYENSSTLGSATNQVYQALAQLLKLCDDVLLHGDQSSALDTENVTHIIGLVEEAVKNLVALANEKITNRQKPVVVTTSNRTSSYGSEMTPQRNSLPDIPLTPRERQILEQTAATTSLVRSSHSSESILRDSSPPPKPPLPERTNMCLSEENSSSGTPPPLPPKRRTRGQQLLDESEGFLASSLDGVSLRSRSPEDSSSLLSASAGSLDSALNHSRDEDEIRAIMGPNDESLNDSMDLSLMATIQGMQVNGSSNCSCWDGSETNIPSTMLLGQQTPQEMLNPFTGIEGKMERLSTQTQESGFVSMHSQRSSSQSYTTSSITSKRSSQQSSISYNSQTFNSQQSFSQTKLSSDNNGSIFTQKTMTSTKSTVSTTNISGTGDPAVLEKLVNEMESISASDANGVPPALPEKRSKRRKERQPSQYDNVPENEHLSTCSLHTNNGDNTDTSKPPPLPLKKRHMFQSVAYSVMAYMEMFGNCSHSNNDFISGLGTRHSVAAYNSMQAEWQQHEMALTTTQSCSFMAHTITTLHDNSNTSITMAPSLAEVTNNSSLPPALPPKRSRSIKSNATPPPISPKPTISMQSIHTIEPIVTSTPMKVEESGCIHDKKELSPLSPAKLNNVALDTILPSSRPASNALSSISVDDNNLDLRDVDQDDTILDELDISNYLVFKKPDEEGPDIRGGHPDALLIHATKANKHDFLYQEAFLTTYRTFMQPLELIQKLHKRHQRFSCSADVIKQRAAREAFSLLVRVVSDLTMSDLDDTLLQTLMEFVQQLVCSGDLTMAKALRVKILEKHAAKQLQSTQPILSSLSVTTKQASLLDFKSEQIAEQMTLLDADLFMKIEIPEVLIWAQEQNEERSPNLTRFTEHFNKMSYWARSRILEHRLENEAKDREKYVVKFIKIMKHLRKINNFNSYLALLSALDSAPIRRLEWQKHITEGLKEYCALIDSSSSFRAYRQALAETQPPCIPYIGLVLQDLTFVHIGNNDLLPDGTINFSKRWQQFNIVENMKRFKKGTYSFKKHERIITFFNNFSDFLCEEAMWQISESIKPRGGKKTQSQN; from the exons AAGTCGAGGAACGCTCCAGCGGGAAGGCGCGTGGTGGTAAACTAGCGCGTCGTGCGCGCTCCTTCAAGGAGGACTTCCTGGAGAAGCTCTCCCATATGCGCTCTCCTGGTAGCGGAAGCGGAGGTGGAGGCAGTGGAGCGGCTACGAGGGCCGCCTCGCCCTCCTCGCCGCGAACACCGCGTGATAAAAGCGCGCCCGGCTGCACCGATGGCGCGACCACCCTCGACAAGAATCCCCTCCGTGACCTGCATATTCACGTGCGACAGGTGCAACTGGCACTGCTTCACTTCCGGGACGTCGTGTCAAAGAAAAAGCTCGAGATGCTGCCCGGCAACGGCACCATCGTCCTCGATACTGTTACCACCATACACACTGTGCTGAAGTCCTATCTCCTCTACGAGAACAG CTCTACTCTGGGATCAGCGACGAACCAAGTGTATCAAGCTCTAGCACAATTATTAAAACTCTGTGACGACGTGTTGCTGCACGGTGACCAGTCCTCTGCGTTGGATACCGAGAACGTTACACACATCATAGGATTAGTCGAAGAAGCTGTGAAAAACTTGGTTGCCCTGGCGAATGAGAAGATTACCAATAGACAGAAACCTGTCGTCGTTACAACTAGTAATAG AACGTCGTCTTATGGATCGGAAATGACGCCGCAAAGAAATTCTTTGCCTGATATTCCGTTAACGCCAAGGGAAAGGCAGATTTTAGAGCAAACAGCTGCGACTACTAGTTTGGTCCGTAGCTCGCATAGTTCAGAGTCGATTTTAAGGGATTCTAGTCCTCCCCCAAAACCGCCACTCCCCGAGAG AACTAATATGTGTCTGTCGGAAGAAAATAGTTCTTCCGGTACACCGCCGCCATTGCCACCGAAACGGAGAACGAGAGGTCAACAGTTGCTCGATGAATCCGAAGGTTTTTTAGCATCTAGTCTCGACGGCGTTTCCCTACGAAGTCGATCGCCGGAGGATTCGTCGTCTCTTCTGAGCGCGTCGGCTGGCAGTTTGGATTCGGCTTTGAACCATTCCCGTGACGAAGATGAGATACGGGCGATCATGGGACCAAACGACGAGTCTCTGAACGACAGTATGGATCTCAGCCTGATGGCCACTATCCAAG gTATGCAAGTTAATGGTAGTTCAAACTGTAGTTGCTGGGACGGTTCCGAAACAAACATACCAAGCACAATGTTATTGGGTCAACAAACTCCGCAAGAAATGCTTAATCCATTTACCG GTATAGAAGGGAAAATGGAACGATTATCGACTCAAACGCAGGAATCCGGTTTCGTATCCATGCATTCGCAACGAAGTTCGTCTCAAAGTTATACTACCTCCAGTATAACGTCCAAAAGATCTTCTCAGCAAAGCAGTATTAGTTACAATTCCCAAACGTTTAATTCGCAACAATCGTTCTCCCAAACAAAACTGTCTTCGGATAATAACGGGTCTATTTTCACTCAGAAGACAATGACTAGTACGAAGAGTACCGTTAGTACAACAAATATTTCCGGAACTGGAGATCCTGCtgtattagaaaaattggTAAAT GAAATGGAGTCGATTTCTGCATCGGACGCTAATGGTGTGCCGCCAGCATTGCCGgaaaaacgatcgaaacgGAGGAAAGAACGTCAACCGTCACAGTACGACAATGTACCTGAAAATGAGCATTTATCAACCTGTAGTTTACATACCAATAACGGCGATAATACGGATACCAGTAAACCCCCTCCATTGCCGCTCAAGAAGAGGCATA TGTTCCAATCAGTGGCATATTCTG TCATGGCATACATGGAGATGTTTGGGAATTGTTCTCACAGCAACAACGATTTCATCTCTGGTCTTGGGACCCGTCATTCAGTGGCAGCTTATAATTCGATGCAAGCGGAATGGCAACAACACGAAATGGCTCTTACTACGACACAATCGTGTTCTTTCATGGCACATACTATAACTACATTACATGACAATTCAAA TACCTCCATAACTATGGCACCATCACTAGCGGAAGTAACGAATAATTCTAGTCTCCCACCAGCATTACCACCAAAGAGATCCCGTTCCATTAAATCAAATGCAACGCCACCGCCAATTTCGCCAAAACCCACCATTAGTATGCAAAGCATACATACTATCGAACCAATCGTAACGTCAACACCAATGAAAGTAGAGGAATCTGGTTGTATTCATGATAAAAAGGAGTTATCACCTTTGTCTCCAGCGAAGttg AATAACGTTGCTTTGGACACTATATTACCGTCCTCAAGACCTGCGAGTAATGCCTTATCGTCGATTTCCGTCGATGATAATAACTTGGACTTGAGAGACGTGGATCAAGACGATACTATTTTGGATGAACTCGATATCAGCAACTATTTAGTCTTCAAGAAACCAGACGAAGAAGGGCCAGATATAAGGGGTGGCCACCCGGATGCATTGTTAATTCATGCAACCAAAGCTAATAAACATG acTTTTTGTATCAAGAGGCGTTTCTAACAACATATAGAACGTTCATGCAACCATTGGAGTTAATTCAAAAATTACACAAACGTCATCAGCGATTCTCTTGTTCTGCTGACGTTATTAAACAAAGAGCAGCTCGTGAAGCATTTTCCTTGTTGGTTAGAGTTGTCAGCGATTTAAC CATGTCAGATCTCGATGATACCCTCTTGCAAACTCTAATGGAATTCGTACAGCAATTGGTATGTAGCGGTGATCTTACTATGGCAAAAGCTTTGCGTGttaaaattttggaaaaacaCGCGGCGAAGCAGTTGCAATCTACACAACCGATTCTATCTTCGTTGAGTGTAACAACGAAGCAAGCTTCCCTTCTCGATTTCAAGAGTGAACAAATTGCAGAACAAATGACATTGTTAGATGCTGATTTATTCATGAAGATTGAGATTCCGGAAGTACTAATTTGGGCACAAGAACAGAATGAAGAACGAAGTCCGAATCTAACTAGGTTCACAGAACACTTTAACAAAATGTCGTACTGGGCTAGATCGAGAATACTGGAACATAGATTAGAGAATGAAGcgaaagatagagagaaatacgttgttaaatttatcaagATAATGAAACAccttagaaaaataaataatttcaatagcTACTTAGCCTTGCTTTCTGCGTTGGATAGCGCGCCAATTAGAAGGCTCGAATGGCAGAAACATATTACAGAAGGTTTAAAAGAATATTGCGCTCTTATTGATAGTTCCAGTAGTTTCAGAGCTTACAGGCAAGCTCTGGCAGAAACACAACCGCCATGCATTCCGTACAT CGGACTTGTGTTACAAGATCTTACATTCGTGCATATTGGAAACAATGATTTGTTACCGGATGGtacgataaatttttcgaaaagatGGCAACAGtttaatatcgttgaaaaCATGAAAAGGTTCAAAAAAGG aACATATTCGTTCAAGAAACACGAACGTATAATAACGTTCTTCAATAATTTTAGCGATTTCCTCTGTGAGGAAGCAATGTGGCAGATTTCCGAGAGTATCAAGCCGCGCGGTGGAAAAAAAACACAGTCACAGAACTAG